One window of Nitrospira sp. genomic DNA carries:
- the rplA gene encoding 50S ribosomal protein L1: protein MGKKMKAALEKVEPRMYALREAVDVVKKSAYAKFDESVDIALRLGVDPKRSDQMVRGTTALPHGTGKKVRVLVFAKGDKEQEARQAGADYVGSDDLMEKIKGGWMDFDYAISTPDLMASVGKLGKQLGPRGLMPNPKTGTVTFEVGKAVAEIRKGRVEFKVEKAGIVQVAVGKVSFDIDKLYDNASAILESVIKAKPASCKGRYLKSATISSTMGPGVQLDAMALTKQWS, encoded by the coding sequence ATGGGAAAGAAGATGAAGGCCGCGTTGGAGAAGGTCGAGCCGCGCATGTACGCCTTGCGTGAAGCTGTCGACGTCGTCAAGAAGTCGGCCTATGCGAAGTTCGATGAGTCGGTCGATATTGCCTTGCGTTTGGGTGTCGATCCGAAGCGATCCGACCAGATGGTTCGGGGCACCACGGCGCTCCCGCATGGGACGGGCAAGAAGGTTCGTGTCCTGGTATTCGCCAAGGGCGACAAGGAGCAAGAGGCGCGTCAGGCCGGCGCCGACTACGTGGGATCCGACGATCTCATGGAGAAGATCAAGGGTGGTTGGATGGATTTCGACTATGCCATCTCCACGCCGGATCTCATGGCGTCAGTGGGAAAGTTGGGAAAGCAGCTCGGTCCGCGTGGGCTTATGCCGAATCCGAAGACCGGCACGGTCACGTTCGAGGTCGGGAAGGCCGTGGCGGAAATTCGCAAGGGCCGGGTCGAGTTCAAGGTCGAAAAGGCGGGTATCGTGCAGGTGGCGGTCGGCAAGGTGTCGTTTGACATCGACAAGCTGTACGACAACGCCTCGGCCATTCTTGAATCCGTCATCAAGGCGAAGCCGGCGTCCTGCAAGGGCCGCTATCTGAAGAGCGCCACGATTTCCAGCACTATGGGTCCTGGAGTGCAGTTAGATGCGATGGCGTTGACCAAGCAGTGGAGTTAA
- the rplK gene encoding 50S ribosomal protein L11 encodes MAKEVSALIKLQIPAGKANPAPPVGPSLGQHGVNIMEFCKQFNAKTQKEGDSIIPVVITVYKDRSFTFIMKTPPASDLLKKAAGIIKGSGVPQKDKVGKITQAQLRDIAQKKQSDLNAADLEGAIKIIAGTARSMGVVVQG; translated from the coding sequence ATGGCAAAGGAAGTATCCGCTCTCATTAAGTTGCAGATTCCCGCTGGGAAGGCCAATCCGGCTCCTCCCGTCGGCCCGTCGCTCGGTCAGCACGGCGTCAACATCATGGAGTTCTGCAAGCAGTTCAACGCGAAGACCCAGAAGGAAGGCGATAGCATTATTCCGGTGGTCATCACCGTGTATAAGGATCGATCCTTCACCTTCATTATGAAGACGCCTCCGGCGTCGGATCTGTTGAAGAAAGCGGCGGGCATCATCAAGGGATCGGGCGTGCCGCAAAAAGATAAGGTCGGAAAGATTACTCAGGCTCAGCTGCGCGACATCGCCCAGAAGAAGCAGTCTGATTTGAATGCGGCGGACCTGGAAGGCGCGATCAAGATCATTGCCGGAACGGCCAGAAGCATGGGTGTCGTAGTACAAGGATAG